In one window of Frigoriglobus tundricola DNA:
- the ptsP gene encoding phosphoenolpyruvate--protein phosphotransferase, translated as MEIRQGTAVSPGIAIGPALVLDTEGVRIPHRTVPPDQVGSEIARLRRALEETAADARNTRERMTERLGPALGNIYGAQQSLIEDRLLRTQIEARIQSQSYSAEYAVSRVIRDFVKRLEDAVELRGNIGAAEARRSASEFIDIERQLLSALLGHPTDPFVSLTEPVIVLATDLMPSDTADFSPRTVRAFATESGGATSHTAILAGALEIPAVVGLSRFLTDVSGGDTVIIDGDKGLLILDPDDETIARYEARRAEALARPDRYEHLRDMPSVTDDDPPVPIRLLGNIELAQEASQCLDRGAEGVGLYRTEFLYLNKTAHPTEEEHYAAYASVLQQIGPSRPVVIRTLDLGADKFSSVSGAVSGEKNPFLGLRSVRLCLNNLDLFKTQLRAVLRAAVFGDLRVMFPMISTVDELRRCKTLLNEVKEDLEYAGIPFKGGVRIGTMIEVPSAALMADVLAREVDFFSIGTNDLVQYTLAADRNNEHVANLYNPADPAVLRLIRMVMQAAHKHKIDVNVCGEMSGEPLYIPLLVGLGLRQLSATPRKIPEIKRVIRDLKIAEAERVAEHALTLETARQVESYLRKQFPPEGPD; from the coding sequence ATGGAAATCAGACAAGGCACCGCGGTCTCCCCCGGCATCGCCATCGGCCCGGCCCTCGTGCTGGACACGGAGGGGGTGCGCATCCCCCACCGCACCGTGCCGCCGGACCAGGTGGGGAGCGAGATCGCGCGGCTCCGCCGCGCGCTCGAGGAGACGGCCGCCGACGCCCGCAACACCCGCGAGCGGATGACCGAGCGGCTCGGCCCGGCGCTGGGGAACATCTACGGCGCCCAGCAGTCGCTGATCGAGGACCGGCTCCTCCGCACCCAGATCGAGGCCCGCATCCAGTCGCAGAGCTACTCCGCCGAGTACGCCGTCAGCCGGGTGATCCGCGACTTCGTCAAGCGCCTGGAGGACGCCGTCGAGCTGCGCGGGAACATCGGGGCCGCGGAGGCCCGCCGCAGCGCGAGCGAGTTCATCGACATCGAGCGGCAGCTGCTCTCCGCGCTGCTCGGCCACCCGACCGACCCGTTCGTCAGCCTGACCGAACCGGTCATCGTCCTGGCCACCGACCTGATGCCCTCGGACACGGCCGACTTCAGCCCCCGCACCGTCCGGGCGTTCGCCACCGAGAGCGGCGGTGCCACCAGCCACACGGCGATCCTGGCCGGGGCGCTGGAGATCCCCGCCGTCGTCGGGCTCAGCCGGTTCCTGACCGACGTCTCCGGCGGCGACACCGTCATCATCGACGGCGACAAGGGGCTGCTGATCCTCGACCCGGACGACGAGACGATCGCCCGGTACGAGGCCCGGCGGGCCGAGGCGCTCGCCCGCCCCGACCGGTACGAGCACCTGCGGGACATGCCGTCGGTCACCGACGACGACCCGCCCGTGCCGATCCGCCTGCTCGGCAACATCGAGCTGGCCCAGGAGGCGTCCCAGTGCCTCGACCGCGGCGCGGAGGGCGTCGGCCTGTACCGGACCGAGTTCCTGTACCTGAACAAGACCGCCCACCCGACCGAGGAGGAGCACTACGCGGCCTACGCCAGCGTCCTCCAGCAGATCGGCCCGTCCCGCCCCGTGGTGATCCGCACCCTGGACCTCGGGGCCGACAAGTTCTCGAGCGTGTCCGGCGCCGTCAGCGGCGAGAAGAACCCGTTCCTGGGGCTCCGCAGCGTCCGCCTGTGCCTCAACAACCTGGACCTGTTCAAGACGCAACTGCGGGCCGTCCTCCGCGCCGCGGTCTTCGGCGACCTGCGCGTCATGTTCCCGATGATCAGCACCGTGGACGAGCTGCGCCGGTGCAAGACGCTGCTCAACGAGGTGAAAGAGGATTTGGAGTACGCCGGAATCCCCTTCAAAGGTGGCGTCCGGATCGGTACAATGATCGAGGTTCCGTCCGCGGCGCTGATGGCCGACGTGTTGGCGCGCGAGGTCGATTTCTTCTCCATCGGGACCAACGACCTGGTCCAATACACACTCGCGGCGGACCGGAACAACGAGCACGTGGCCAACTTGTACAACCCGGCGGACCCGGCCGTTCTGCGGCTGATCCGGATGGTGATGCAGGCGGCCCACAAGCACAAGATCGACGTGAACGTGTGCGGGGAGATGAGCGGGGAACCGCTCTACATCCCGCTCCTGGTGGGTCTGGGCCTGAGACAACTGAGCGCTACGCCGCGCAAGATCCCCGAGATCAAACGGGTGATCCGCGACCTCAAAATCGCCGAGGCGGAGCGCGTCGCCGAACACGCCCTGACGTTGGAGACCGCCCGCCAGGTCGAGAGTTACTTACGCAAACAATTTCCCCCGGAGGGACCCGACTGA
- a CDS encoding TIGR03936 family radical SAM-associated protein — protein sequence MTADKFRFRFSKSGTLRLVSHHDLMRCAERMLRRAAVPFKSTAGFHPTPRLVFALSLPLGVVGRDEVVELELTEPRDGDELLATLNAQAPTGMVLTRVTPVPMRATARARRAVYEVPLPAGRVPHVEAAAAALLAEPKVWVERLRPSAKRLNIRPYIRGISVGADEEPNPPTPFPEREGGAGALSPSPGPGPREAPPTGPGSTGEGIGEGSSSSSPSLMGRGRGLGSSRLRLDFWVTQTGTARAEELLALLGLTDLLDAGAVLERTVIEIRDEITAPDPADIPPDGPADAVPLTGTEVAALTARLDEDESEQPAEAGWGASPNGPVVE from the coding sequence ATGACCGCTGACAAGTTCCGCTTCCGGTTCAGCAAGTCGGGCACGCTCCGACTGGTGAGCCACCACGACCTGATGCGGTGCGCCGAGCGGATGCTCCGGCGCGCCGCCGTTCCGTTCAAGTCCACCGCCGGCTTCCACCCCACGCCCCGGCTCGTCTTCGCGCTCTCGCTCCCGCTCGGCGTCGTCGGCCGCGACGAGGTCGTCGAACTCGAACTCACCGAACCCCGCGACGGGGACGAACTACTCGCCACGCTCAACGCCCAGGCGCCAACGGGTATGGTCCTCACCCGCGTGACCCCGGTGCCCATGAGGGCCACCGCGCGGGCGCGCCGCGCGGTGTACGAAGTGCCGCTCCCGGCGGGCCGCGTTCCCCACGTCGAAGCCGCCGCCGCGGCGCTCCTGGCCGAACCGAAAGTGTGGGTCGAGCGCCTGCGCCCGAGCGCCAAACGGCTCAACATCCGACCGTACATTCGGGGCATCTCGGTGGGGGCGGACGAAGAACCGAACCCCCCAACTCCCTTCCCTGAGAGGGAAGGGGGGGCCGGAGCATTAAGCCCCTCTCCCGGCCCCGGCCCGCGAGAAGCTCCGCCGACAGGGCCGGGGAGCACGGGAGAAGGGATTGGGGAGGGGTCTTCCTCTTCCTCCCCCTCCCTGATGGGAAGGGGCCGGGGGTTGGGTTCTTCCCGCCTCCGCCTCGACTTCTGGGTCACCCAGACCGGCACGGCCCGCGCCGAGGAGCTGCTCGCCCTCCTCGGCCTTACCGACCTGCTCGACGCCGGCGCCGTGCTGGAACGAACGGTCATCGAAATACGCGACGAGATCACCGCGCCCGATCCGGCGGACATCCCCCCGGACGGACCCGCGGACGCCGTGCCCCTTACGGGCACGGAGGTGGCCGCGCTGACCGCGCGGCTGGACGAAGACGAGAGCGAACAACCCGCCGAAGCCGGTTGGGGCGCGTCCCCGAACGGCCCGGTGGTGGAGTAA
- the hpf gene encoding ribosome hibernation-promoting factor, HPF/YfiA family, giving the protein MQVKISARHGHLGDDVQTELKEKAEKLLHFFNRLIMIEVTVDLHKDHAGKVTVEIIASAEHKHEFVGRDADADVLHAFTRAATHVKQQITHYKEKIQDHRRDPARGEGA; this is encoded by the coding sequence GTGCAGGTCAAGATCTCCGCCCGACACGGGCACCTGGGCGACGATGTCCAGACCGAACTCAAAGAGAAGGCGGAGAAGCTGCTCCACTTCTTCAACCGGCTGATCATGATCGAGGTCACCGTCGATCTCCACAAGGACCACGCCGGCAAGGTCACGGTCGAGATCATCGCTAGCGCCGAGCACAAGCACGAGTTCGTCGGCCGCGACGCGGACGCCGACGTGCTGCACGCGTTCACCCGGGCCGCGACCCACGTGAAACAGCAGATCACGCATTACAAAGAGAAGATCCAGGACCACCGCCGCGACCCGGCCCGCGGGGAGGGCGCCTGA
- a CDS encoding Rne/Rng family ribonuclease — MRSRSPRRPSRSPASPNPKRRSPRARKAVAPPVEDDDFGAGIVDAAAPAPVPEIAPPAEVPVAEPVEPEVAEAIEALEGGDPVAPVEPVESDPEAKAKKPRTRRAKPKAEEPPADAEAPAEADPKTKPRSRRKKSDDEGADDKPKYMGGAERRTSADDDEGEIRPFFDDGSADFDPDAPNDRFGDAPPAPGDEPGADEEPLERFAGDPEPAEAAEAEAREIAHDAEEPNEVTGRGFNDDFESGPPRRDSDRDRGRGGRGDRDRGRGGPPRGGDRGGRSDRGRSSDRDRGPRAPGGFKSAGGPKGGRDRGLPKPPIQDVFKRGQEVIVQVIKEAVGTKGPTLSTYVSIAGRYLVLMPSLNRVGVSRKIEDHDARRRLREIMTTLAPPKGVGFIVRTAAVDRDAKELQNDLAYLLRLWQVVVKRLKRVAGPVEIYRESDMITRTIRDIFTADIDTIWVDEPTAFGHASEFLQIVMPKFASRIKFFEHTEPLFHKYGIEDEIAKIHQKRIEMPLGGSLVIEQTEALVAIDVNSGNFRADNNAEETAFQMNLHAAKEIARQLRLRDLGGVIVNDFIDMRSESHRRKVEDAFRDALQRDRARTKILRISQFGLIEMTRQRIRPSLKRSVFLDCPHCRGNGFVKTSESLAIEVMRLLQLAAHRAPAVQLVQVTVHPDAANYLLNKRRKDIAALEERGKLEVQITGQAGLSPDVLNVRCFDHNGNEVRLLPPAPLPKLTAGRVPRDDRGGRGPGGPPPRGRDDRGGRGDRDRDSRGYPRPLD, encoded by the coding sequence ATGCGGTCGAGGTCGCCCCGCCGCCCCAGCCGGTCGCCCGCGAGCCCAAACCCGAAGCGCCGAAGCCCGCGCGCGCGCAAGGCGGTCGCCCCGCCGGTCGAGGACGACGACTTCGGCGCGGGCATCGTGGACGCGGCGGCCCCGGCGCCCGTCCCGGAAATCGCACCGCCCGCCGAGGTGCCGGTCGCCGAGCCGGTCGAACCGGAAGTGGCCGAGGCCATCGAAGCCCTGGAGGGCGGCGACCCGGTGGCGCCGGTGGAGCCCGTCGAGAGCGACCCCGAGGCCAAGGCCAAGAAGCCGCGGACCCGCCGGGCGAAGCCGAAGGCCGAAGAGCCCCCCGCCGACGCCGAGGCTCCGGCCGAGGCCGACCCGAAGACCAAGCCCCGCTCCCGCCGCAAGAAGAGCGACGACGAGGGCGCGGACGACAAGCCGAAGTACATGGGCGGGGCCGAGCGCCGCACGTCCGCGGACGACGACGAGGGCGAGATCCGGCCGTTCTTCGACGACGGCTCGGCCGACTTCGACCCGGACGCGCCCAACGACCGGTTCGGCGACGCCCCGCCCGCGCCCGGCGACGAGCCCGGGGCCGACGAGGAGCCGCTCGAGCGCTTCGCCGGCGACCCCGAACCGGCCGAGGCGGCCGAGGCGGAGGCCCGCGAGATCGCCCACGACGCGGAGGAGCCGAACGAGGTGACCGGCCGCGGGTTCAACGACGACTTCGAGTCCGGCCCGCCGCGCCGGGACAGCGACCGGGACCGCGGCCGGGGCGGGCGGGGCGACCGGGACCGCGGCCGGGGCGGCCCGCCGCGGGGCGGCGACCGGGGCGGCCGGAGCGACCGCGGCCGGAGCAGCGACCGGGACCGCGGGCCGCGCGCGCCCGGCGGGTTCAAGAGCGCCGGCGGGCCGAAGGGCGGGCGCGACCGCGGGCTGCCCAAGCCCCCGATCCAGGACGTGTTCAAGCGCGGCCAGGAGGTCATCGTTCAGGTCATCAAGGAGGCCGTGGGCACGAAGGGGCCGACGCTCAGCACGTACGTCAGCATCGCCGGCCGCTACCTCGTCCTCATGCCGAGCCTGAACCGCGTGGGCGTGTCGCGCAAGATCGAGGACCACGACGCCCGCCGCCGGCTCCGCGAGATCATGACCACCCTGGCCCCGCCCAAGGGCGTCGGCTTCATCGTCCGCACCGCGGCCGTGGACCGCGACGCCAAGGAGCTCCAGAACGACCTCGCGTACCTGCTGCGCCTGTGGCAGGTGGTGGTGAAGCGGCTCAAGCGCGTCGCCGGCCCGGTGGAGATCTACCGCGAGTCGGACATGATCACCCGGACCATCCGCGACATCTTCACCGCGGACATCGACACCATCTGGGTGGACGAGCCCACGGCGTTCGGGCACGCCAGCGAGTTCCTCCAGATCGTGATGCCCAAGTTCGCCAGCCGCATCAAGTTCTTCGAGCACACCGAGCCGCTGTTCCACAAGTACGGCATCGAGGACGAGATCGCCAAGATCCACCAGAAGCGGATCGAGATGCCGCTGGGCGGCTCGCTGGTGATCGAGCAGACCGAGGCGCTGGTCGCCATCGACGTGAACAGCGGCAACTTCCGCGCGGACAACAACGCGGAGGAGACGGCGTTCCAGATGAACCTGCACGCCGCGAAGGAGATCGCCCGGCAGCTGCGGCTCCGCGACCTGGGCGGGGTGATCGTCAACGACTTCATCGACATGCGGAGCGAGTCGCACCGCCGCAAGGTGGAGGACGCGTTCCGCGACGCGCTCCAGCGGGACCGGGCGCGGACCAAGATCCTCCGCATCTCGCAGTTCGGGCTCATCGAGATGACGCGGCAGCGCATCCGGCCGAGCCTGAAGCGGAGCGTGTTCCTGGACTGCCCGCACTGCCGCGGCAACGGGTTCGTGAAGACGAGCGAGAGCCTCGCCATCGAGGTGATGCGGCTGCTGCAACTGGCCGCGCACCGCGCCCCGGCGGTGCAACTGGTCCAGGTGACCGTCCACCCGGACGCCGCGAACTACCTGCTGAACAAGCGGCGGAAGGACATCGCCGCGCTGGAGGAGCGGGGCAAGCTGGAGGTGCAGATCACCGGCCAGGCCGGGCTCTCGCCGGACGTGCTGAACGTGCGGTGCTTCGACCACAACGGGAACGAGGTCCGGCTGCTGCCGCCGGCCCCGCTGCCGAAGCTGACGGCCGGGCGCGTGCCGCGGGACGACCGCGGCGGCCGCGGGCCGGGCGGCCCGCCGCCCCGCGGCCGGGACGACCGCGGCGGCCGCGGGGACCGGGACCGTGACAGCCGCGGCTACCCGCGGCCACTGGATTAA
- a CDS encoding HPr family phosphocarrier protein has translation MGAGHDRSGGGNGPGPREPHPPGPGALAPPDTPPPDARPPALGDCNDGPIRRAVRIANPLGLHMRVADRFSRTARQYTCAVIVWNGQTQADGKSLLDLIMLSAMPDSEVVLEVDGPDAHTALDPLAAILAAPGGEDYTI, from the coding sequence CTGGGAGCAGGGCATGACCGGTCGGGGGGCGGAAACGGGCCGGGACCGCGGGAGCCACACCCGCCCGGCCCCGGCGCGCTCGCGCCGCCCGACACGCCCCCGCCCGACGCCCGGCCGCCGGCCCTCGGCGACTGCAACGACGGCCCGATCCGCCGGGCGGTCCGCATCGCCAACCCGCTCGGGCTGCACATGCGGGTCGCCGACCGGTTCTCGCGCACCGCCCGGCAGTACACCTGTGCCGTGATCGTCTGGAACGGGCAGACGCAGGCCGACGGGAAGAGCCTGTTGGACCTGATCATGCTCAGCGCCATGCCCGACTCGGAAGTGGTGCTGGAAGTGGACGGCCCCGACGCCCACACGGCACTGGACCCGCTGGCCGCCATCCTCGCCGCCCCCGGCGGCGAGGACTACACGATCTGA
- a CDS encoding PTS sugar transporter subunit IIA — translation MRLCNFIVRDAIIPSLSVPVPQTVGLVKEAVVREMVGALHAAGHFRATDVDEIVKAVLRREQLGTTGIGRHIAIPHSRHSAVDRLIGTMALSRDGLPFDSLDGEPVYVFVLLVSPQDRPGDHLRALEAVVRTMRNDDFVRQLRAGQTREEIWALLENAAPGW, via the coding sequence ATGCGCCTGTGCAACTTCATCGTCCGGGACGCGATCATCCCGTCGCTGAGCGTCCCGGTGCCGCAGACCGTCGGCCTCGTCAAGGAGGCCGTCGTCCGCGAAATGGTCGGCGCGCTGCACGCGGCCGGCCATTTTCGCGCCACGGACGTGGACGAGATCGTCAAAGCGGTCCTCCGGCGCGAGCAGCTCGGCACCACCGGCATCGGCCGCCACATCGCGATCCCGCACTCCCGGCACTCGGCCGTCGACCGCCTCATCGGCACGATGGCCCTGTCCCGCGACGGGCTCCCGTTCGACAGCCTCGACGGCGAGCCGGTGTACGTGTTCGTGCTTCTGGTCTCCCCACAGGACCGCCCCGGCGACCACCTGCGGGCGCTCGAGGCGGTGGTCCGCACCATGCGCAACGACGACTTCGTCCGCCAGTTGCGGGCGGGGCAAACGCGGGAAGAGATCTGGGCGCTGCTGGAAAATGCGGCGCCGGGGTGGTAA